ACGGCGACCATGATCGCGATGCCCAGCGCCTGCTGCTGCTGCGGCGGAATGTTCGGCGACCGCGTGAACCAGCCGGTCAGACGCGCGCCCAGCGTAAACAGGAACGCGGTCGAGAACGTGACCAGAAAGAACGACGAAGCCGATCGAAAGGCCGCCCGATTCATATGTGCTCATCCCGCCTTCTCGTCGCCGGGCAGAACGGGAGCCGGGTATTCGGCGCCTTCCCAGGGCGACAGGAAATCAAAGTTCCGGAACTCTTGGGCCAGTTTGACGGGTTCATACACAACCCGCTTCTGCTCCTCGTCGTAACGCACTTCGACATACCCGGTCATCGGGAAGTCCTTCCGCAGGGGATGCCCCTGGAAACCGTAGTCGGTCAGCAGCCGGCGCATGTCCGGATGGTCCGAGAAAATCATGCCGTACATGTCGAACGCCTCGCGCTCGAACCAGCCGGCCGACGGATAGACGGACACGGCGCTGGGCACCGGAGCCGTCTCATTGGTCGCGACCTTGACGCGGATGCGCGCGTTCCGGGTCATGGACAACAGGTGATAGACCACGTCGAACCGTTCGGCCCGCTCGGGGTAGTCGACGCCGCAGACGTCCAGCAGCTGCTGGAACTCATAGGTGTCGCGCAGCGCCGTCAGGACCTCGAGGATCCGGTCGCGGTGGCAGGTGATGTTGAGCTCGCCGTGCTCGACCAGGGCGTCGACCTGGAGCGCGGCCACCATCTCCTGACCCAGCGGGGTCAGAATGGCCTCATTGGCGATCAGGCTCGCCAGGGTGCCGCCGGTGGCGCTGGAGGGGAAATCGCTCATCGCTCGATCGTCCCGGTGCGGCGAATCTTCTTCTGCAAGGTCAGCAGCCCATAGACCAGAGCTTCCGCCGTCGGCGGACAACCCGGAACATAGACGTCAACAGGTACAACGCGGTCGCAACCGCGAACAACACTGTAGCTGTAGTGGTAGTACCCGCCGCCATTGGCGCAGGAACCCATCGACAACACGTAACGCGGGTCCGGCATCTGGTCGTATACTTTACGCAGAGCGGGAGCCATCTTGTTCGTCAGAGTACCAGCGACGATCATCAGGTCGGACTGGCGCGGGCTGGCGCGCGGGGCCATGCCGAAGCGCTCCAGATCGTAGCGCGGCATCGACGCCTGGATCATCTCCACTGCGCAGCAGGCCAGGCCGAAGGTCATCCACATCAGCGAGCCGGTGCGGGCCCAGGTGATCACGTCGTCCAGCGGCGCGGTGATGAAGCCCTTGTCGGCGACCTCGGTGTTGACCGCCTCGAAGAACTTGTCGTGCAGCTTGGGATCATAGCCCTCGACGGTCGAGCGCGCGCCCTGACCATAGGCGGTCAGCGGCTGGCCGTTCGGGCTGAGCAGGGGCGAGGCGCCCGAGTTGCCGCGACCGATCAGGGGGGTGTCGTTGGTCACTATTCCCACTCGAGGGCGCCCTTCTTCCATTCGTAGATGAAGCCGACCGTCAGCACGCCCAGGAAGGCCATCATCGACCAGAAGGCGAAGACCATGCCGGCGTGGCTGAGGTCGAACATCGAAACCGCCCACGGGAACAGGAAGGCCACTTCCAGGTCGAAGATGATGAAGAGGATCGACACCAGGTAGAAGCGCACGTCGAACTTCATGCGCGCGTCGTCGAAGGCGTTGAAGCCGCACTCATAGGCGGACAGCTTCTCCGAGTCGGGGCTGTTGGGCGCCATCAACAGGGCCGCGACGATAAACAGCAGGCCGATGACCGCCGCGATCCCGATGAAGATCACGACCGGCAGGTACTGCAGAAGGAATGCGTTCATAAAAATAGCCTCGCGGGCCGGATGGGGAGTCCGGCTGATCGGGGGGATTCGGCGCTTCTTAGACCCAACAACGCTGCCGTTCAAACCCATGCGGCAAAAGGGTTTTCATTGAGAATGGTTCGCAGATTTTGGGCCGAATTCTCGAAGATTCCCGGTGTCGCAAAAACTGCATGCGAAGGTGAATTCGTCGCTTGACCCGCCGCGATGGTCCGCCTAAACGACGCCCCTCGCCGCGGCGCACCACGCCGCAGCGAGCAACGCGGGTGTAGCTCAGTTGGTTAGAGTGCCGGCCTGTCACGCCGGAGGTCGCGGGTTCGAGCCCCGTCACTCGCGCCATTCTTTCTGTGATCAGGAAGGATGGCGCCTCCCCCGCCCCCAGCTTTGGGGACATGAAAAAACGCCGGCTCCTCGCGGAGCCGGCGTTTTCGTTTTCAGTCCTCAGGTTCCGGTTCCGAAACCCTCGGGACCGCCGGCGCCGGCGGCGCCTTCGCCCCCTGAGGCCGGAGCGGCTGGATCCTTGCCCGGTCCGCCTGAACCCTGATCAGGGCGCTTGACGCCGGAGCCGGAGCTTTCCTCGTCGTCCAGCGGGTTCGGGGTCGTGTTGGGGTCTGTCATGGCGTCTCTCCTTGTTCGAAAAGACAACCGATCAGCGGCGATCGCGGTTCCTGCGGCTCCGGTTGCGCGTCATAGCGGCCGATCGGCTCTCAGCAGCGTCTGCGGCTTCGCCTGTGCTGTCGTCCGCGCCGTATCGCCGGCGGTGATCTGGACGAAGCGGAAGCCGCGGCGGTTCAGCTCGTCCAGCAGGCCCGGCAGGGCGGCGATCATGGCCGGATGGGTCTCGTGGATGATCAGAACGCCGCCGTCGCTCTCGGCCATATTGGCCAAGGTCCGGCGGGTGATGGCCTCGGCGCCAATGCCGCGCCAGTCGTCCGTGCCGCCCTCGGCGCCGACGACGGCGATTCCCGCCTCGCCGAGCCAGTTTCTGAGGCCCAGGCTGTCGCCCAGCCCCGGGAAGCGGAAGAAGGGCTCCACCTGGCCCGGAGCGGCGTTTTCGACTGCCACGAAGCCGCGACGAATCTCGGCCTGGGCGCTCTCCCTGCCCCACCCCGCCAGACGGGTCGGATGTGACCAGCTGTGGCTGCCGACATTATGACCGCGCCGCACGGCGTCGCGGACGATGTCGGGCCTCAGGGCCGCATACTGGCCCACATAGAAGAAGGTGCCGCGCAGGCATCGGGATTCGAGGATGGCCATGACCGCCTGCGAGCCGCGCGGATCGGGGCCGTCGTCGATGGTGATGGCGATGGTCTTCGGGCCCAACGGCGTGCGTCGGTACTGCAGATTGCCATAGGCGCCGGGCGCGGTCAGGACGACCTTCTCGATCCTACCGGGGAAGTTCGGGGCGGTCGGGCACGCCCCGACGGCCTGAGGCGTCGCCGTCGCCTGCACCGGACGCGGCGCGGGCGGAAGGAACCAGGCCCCCACGGCCACCAGAAGGATCAGAACAAGCCGCACCCGCGCCCCCGCAAAGCTCGGAAAGCGTTCTCGCCGATCCAACGGCGGTTGGCGAGATAGTTAACGCGAAAGGCGAGCAGCTGTGTCGCCTGCGCTTCGGGAGGTCCTAGTGGACCGCCAGCTCCTCGGCCGGATGGACGAAGGCGGGCTGGCCGCTGACGTCGGCATAGAC
The genomic region above belongs to Brevundimonas goettingensis and contains:
- a CDS encoding polysaccharide deacetylase family protein, producing the protein MRLVLILLVAVGAWFLPPAPRPVQATATPQAVGACPTAPNFPGRIEKVVLTAPGAYGNLQYRRTPLGPKTIAITIDDGPDPRGSQAVMAILESRCLRGTFFYVGQYAALRPDIVRDAVRRGHNVGSHSWSHPTRLAGWGRESAQAEIRRGFVAVENAAPGQVEPFFRFPGLGDSLGLRNWLGEAGIAVVGAEGGTDDWRGIGAEAITRRTLANMAESDGGVLIIHETHPAMIAALPGLLDELNRRGFRFVQITAGDTARTTAQAKPQTLLRADRPL
- a CDS encoding NADH-quinone oxidoreductase subunit C; this encodes MVAALQVDALVEHGELNITCHRDRILEVLTALRDTYEFQQLLDVCGVDYPERAERFDVVYHLLSMTRNARIRVKVATNETAPVPSAVSVYPSAGWFEREAFDMYGMIFSDHPDMRRLLTDYGFQGHPLRKDFPMTGYVEVRYDEEQKRVVYEPVKLAQEFRNFDFLSPWEGAEYPAPVLPGDEKAG
- a CDS encoding NADH-quinone oxidoreductase subunit A, translated to MNAFLLQYLPVVIFIGIAAVIGLLFIVAALLMAPNSPDSEKLSAYECGFNAFDDARMKFDVRFYLVSILFIIFDLEVAFLFPWAVSMFDLSHAGMVFAFWSMMAFLGVLTVGFIYEWKKGALEWE
- a CDS encoding NuoB/complex I 20 kDa subunit family protein, which gives rise to MEEGRPRVGIVTNDTPLIGRGNSGASPLLSPNGQPLTAYGQGARSTVEGYDPKLHDKFFEAVNTEVADKGFITAPLDDVITWARTGSLMWMTFGLACCAVEMIQASMPRYDLERFGMAPRASPRQSDLMIVAGTLTNKMAPALRKVYDQMPDPRYVLSMGSCANGGGYYHYSYSVVRGCDRVVPVDVYVPGCPPTAEALVYGLLTLQKKIRRTGTIER